The following proteins are encoded in a genomic region of Primulina huaijiensis isolate GDHJ02 chromosome 3, ASM1229523v2, whole genome shotgun sequence:
- the LOC140974242 gene encoding E3 ubiquitin-protein ligase RGLG3-like yields the protein MGNSESSPDEPYETFTRQLNVHENYPVDTDHQPRSSEHAQSSTHTTYSHHHPTHSGASVNANNTKKKHPSSICDNFNSLKEVVDALREAGLESSNLILGIDFTKSNEWTGKYSFNRRSLHSIHTSQNPYEQAISIIGRTLSSFDEDNLIPCFGFGDATTHDRYAFSFYPDHRPCNGFEEVLARYKEILPYLKLSGPTSFAPVIDAAIDMVEKSNFQYHVLVIIADGQVTRSPDTPYGRFSPQEQETINSIVAASEYPLSIILIGVGDGPWDAMQGFDDNIPQRAFDNFQFVNFTKIMSEESDAAKKESAFALAALMEIPFQYRATLTLQYKDKHNAGCRRQTLPPPREVIDHDNAIKSRQESKKLEPIESGPSTEQVCPICLTNPKDMAFGCGHLTCRDCGVSLSLCPMCREPITTRLRLFG from the exons ATGGGTAACAGTGAATCATCACCTGATGAACCGTATGAAACTTTTACACGTCAATTGAATGTGCATGAAAATTACCCTGTTGATACCGACCATCAACCTCGATCTTCTGAACATGCTCAAAGTTCAACACACACAACTTATTCGCATCATCATCCGACACATTCTGGAGCTTCGGTTAATGCTAACAACACAAAGAAAAAACATCCTTCATCCATATGTGATAATTTCAACTCTTTGAAAGAG GTTGTAGATGCGTTAAGGGAGGCTGGCCTGGAATCATCCAATTTAATTCTTGGCATTGATTTTACGAAGAGCAATGAATGGACAG GGAAGTATTCATTCAACAGGAGAAGCCTCCATTCGATTCATACCTCACAAAATCCATATGAGCAAGCCATTTCTATCATTGGACGAACTCTATCTTCCTTTGACGAGGATAATTTGATACCTTGTTTTGGATTTGGCGATG CTACAACTCACGATCGATACGCATTTAGCTTTTACCCTGACCATCGACCTTGTAACGGGTTTGAGGAAGTTCTTGCACGATATAAAGAAATTCTTCCGTATTTGAAGTTATCAG GCCCAACATCATTTGCACCCGTAATCGATGCTGCAATTGATATGGTGGAGAAAAGTAATTTTCAGTACCATGTCCTCGTTATCATTGCAGATGGACAG GTCACTAGAAGTCCTGATACACCATACGGAAGATTTAGTCCTCAAGAACAAGAAACCATCAACTCTATAGTTGCAGCAAG TGAATATCCTCTTTCTATTATTCTAATTGGTGTGGGGGACGGGCCCTGGGATGCAATGCAAGGATTTGATGACAACATTCCTCAACGAGCATTCGATAATTTCCAG TTTGTCAACTTCACAAAAATAATGTCAGAGGAGTCAGACGCGGCTAAAAAGGAATCAGCTTTTGCTCTTGCTGCTCTCATGGAAATACCATTTCAGTATAGAGCAACATTGACCCTTCAATACAAAGA CAAACATAATGCAGGTTGTAGGAGACAAACTCTTCCTCCTCCCCGTGAAGTAATAGACCACGACAATGCTATAAAGTCACGTCAAGAATCAAAAAAATTGGAACCCATCGAATCAGGACCATCAACTGAGCAA GTTTGCCCGATCTGCTTGACAAATCCGAAAGACATGGCTTTTGGATGTGGGCATTTG ACATGCAGGGATTGTGGTGTCTCGTTATCTTTGTGTCCCATGTGCCGGGAGCCTATAACCACACGGCTTAGACTTTTTGGTTAA
- the LOC140974241 gene encoding histone deacetylase 19-like: MDTGGNSLASGADGSKRKVCYFYEPEVGNYYYGQGHPMKPHRVRMTHSLLVHYGLLQHMHVLKPNPAREKDLCRFHADDYVSFLKRVTPDAQQDLARQLKRFNVGEDCPVFDGLYNFCQTYAGGSIGGAVKLNHGHCDIAVNWAGGLHHAKKCEASGFCYVNDIVLAILELLKTHERVLYVDIDIHHGDGVEEAFYLTDRVMTVSFHKFGDYFPGTGDIRDIGYAKGKYYALNVPLDDGIDDESYQSLFKPIVSKVMEVFRPGAVVLQCGADSLSGDRLGCFNLTVKGHAECVRFMRSFNVPLLLLGGGGYTIRNVARCWCYETGVALGIELDDKMPQHEYIEYFGPDYTLHVSPSNMENKNTQDLLDAIRAKLLDNISKLQHAPSVQFQERPPDTELPEEDEEEADKDERKDSESDVNAVYERESLPDRARQEFVEYEAKDKNDMAVDEPASVVDSTIIEAPSLKVYHARSRDFVSTFTETETLKACKLTEETTTVATDTPHVEAKQENSERPNDQPEEMDQE, encoded by the exons ATGGATACTGGAGGTAATTCTTTAGCATCTGGAGCAGATGGGTCCAAGAGAAAAGTGTGCTATTTTTACGAGCCAGAAGTTGGAAATTACTATTATGGGCAAGGTCACCCAATGAAACCTCATAGAGTTCGGATGACTCATTCTCTTCTTGTCCATTATGGGCTACTTCAGCACATGCATGTTTTGAAGCCTAATCCTGCTCGAGAGAAAGATCTCTGCAGGTTTCATGCTGATGATTATGTCTCATTCTTGAAACGGGTCACCCCAGATGCACAGCAAGACCTAGCCAGGCAGCTGAAGAGATTTAATGTTGGGGAAGATTGCCCTGTTTTTGACGGTCTTTACAACTTTTGTCAAACTTATGCTGGAGGATCCATTGGAGGAGCAGTGAAATTAAATCATGGACATTGTGACATTGCTGTGAATTGGGCTGGTGGCTTACATCATGCAAAAAAATGTGAGGCTTCTGGATTCTGCTATGTGAATGATATTGTTCTGGCAATTTTAGAACTCCTCAAAACTCATGAG CGTGTTTTATATGTGGACATCGATATTCACCATGGTGATGGGGTTGAAGAGGCTTTTTATCTCACTGACAGGGTCATGACTGTTTCATTTCATAAGTTCGGAGATTATTTCCCTGGTACTGGAGACATACGAGATATTGGATATGCAAAGGGGAAATATTATGCTCTTAACGTTCCATTAGATGATGGAATTGATGATGAAAGCTATCAATCCTTGTTTAAGCCAATAGTTAGTAAGGTGATGGAAGTTTTTCGGCCAGGGGCAGTTGTCTTACAATGTGGAGCTGACTCCCTATCTGGGGATAGGTTAGGCTGCTTTAATCTCACAGTTAAAGGTCATGCAGAGTGCGTCAGGTTTATGCGATCATTTAACGTGCCACTTCTTTTGCTTGGGGGAGGTGGCTATACAATTCGTAATGTTGCTCGTTGCTGGTGCTATGAG ACAGGAGTGGCACTTGGAATTGAGCTTGATGACAAGATGCCTCAGCATGAATATATAGAGTACTTTGGCCCTGACTACACTCTTCATGTTTCTCCTAGTAACATGGAAAACAAAAATACTCAGGATTTGTTGGATGCAATAAGAGCAAAGCTTCTTGATaatatctcaaaactccaacatGCACCTAGCGTACAGTTCCAAGAAAGGCCACCTGACACCGAACTTCCAGAG GAGGATGAAGAAGAAGCTGATAAAGATGAAAGGAAAGATTCCGAATCTGATGTTAATGCTGTTTATGAACG TGAGTCATTGCCTGACAGAGCGAGACAGGAATTTGTTGAATACGAGGCAAAAGATAAG aATGATATGGCTGTTGATGAGCCTGCTAGTGTGGTGGACTCAACCATTATTGAGGCTCCAAGCTTGAAGGTATACCATGCTCGTTCTAGAGATTTCGTTTCTACATTCACTGAAACGGAAACCTTGAAG GCTTGCAAATTGACTGAAGAAACAACCACCGTTGCAACAGATACACCACATGTAGAGGCCAAACAAGAGAACTCGGAAAGGCCGAATGATCAGCCTGAGGAGATGGATCAGGAATGA
- the LOC140974243 gene encoding gibberellin 20 oxidase 2-like gives MDSTLNLHPSSSHKANREKKGVLIFDTSIIEKQENFPKQFLWPHEDLAYVSQDELNEKPIDLKGFFSGDLEAINLAAKQIRFASLNHGFFQVVNHGVGASAIRHAYEHMDAFFKLPLSKKLALKRKPGDLRGYSGAHADRFSSKLPWKETFSFTYEHDQHDQGLDVVDYIKSVMGEEFEEAGVVYQEYCDAMKNLSLIIFELLAISLGVDRFHFRRFFEDGVSIMRVNNYPPCKKAGLTFGTGPHFDPNSLTILHQDQVGGLEIYSDNKWRSIRPRPDAFVVNIGDTFVALSNGRYKSCLHRAVVNKDKTRRSLVFFVNPKEDKKVRPPKDLMRREETSKYPDFTWSDLREFTQNHYRADTTTLQNFVQWLHIHKPTKETQP, from the exons ATGGATTCAACTCTCAATCTCCATCCCTCATCAAGCCACAAAGCAAACAGAGAGAAAAAAGGGGTTCTGATTTTTGACACATCCATtatagaaaaacaagaaaacttCCCCAAACAATTCCTTTGGCCACATGAAGACTTGGCCTATGTTTCACAAGATGAGCTCAATGAGAAACCAATAGATTTGAAGGGCTTCTTCAGCGGTGATTTAGAGGCAATAAATCTTGCTGCGAAACAAATAAGGTTTGCTTCTTTAAATCATGGCTTCTTTCAAGTTGTCAATCACGGTGTAGGTGCAAGTGCAATCCGCCACGCCTACGAGCATATGGATGCCTTCTTCAAGCTCCCTTTGAGCAAGAAGCTTGCTCTGAAAAGAAAACCTGGAGATCTTCGCGGGTATTCGGGTGCTCACGCCGATCGATTTTCGTCCAAACTGCCGTGGAAGGAGACATTCTCCTTTACCTATGAACATGATCAACATGATCAAGGACTTGATGTGGTTGACTACATCAAATCTGTCATGGGGGAAGAGTTCGAAGAAGCCGG GGTTGTTTATCAAGAGTATTGTGACGCGATGAAAAACTTGTCCCTCATTATTTTTGAACTCTTGGCAATTAGCTTGGGAGTTGATCGTTTCCATTTTCGCCGGTTTTTCGAAGATGGCGTCTCGATAATGAGAGTAAATAACTATCCGCCTTGCAAGAAAGCAGGGCTCACTTTTGGGACAGGACCTCATTTTGATCCCAATTCCTTAACTATACTTCATCAAGATCAAGTTGGAGGACTCGAAATCTATTCAGACAACAAATGGCGATCCATTCGTCCTCGCCCGGATGCCTTTGTTGTTAACATTGGTGACACATTTGTG GCTTTATCGAATGGGAGATACAAGAGTTGCCTCCACAGGGCAGTGGTGAACAAGGATAAAACAAGAAGATCGCTTGTATTCTTTGTGAACCCTAAAGAGGACAAAAAGGTGAGGCCCCCGAAGGATCTCATGCGCAGAGAAGAGACAAGCAAGTACCCAGACTTCACATGGTCGGATTTGAGAGAGTTCACTCAAAACCACTACCGGGCAGATACTACTACGCTACAAAACTTTGTCCAGTGGCTTCATATTCACAAACCAACAAAAGAAACACAACCTTAA